AAGGTCGATCTCTTCGGCGTTCGGGTCGAGCTCGTACACGTCCGGGTCGTCCGTTTCCTCCGCTCCCGTTTCGGCGAAGATGAGGTGCGCTTCGTCGCTCACGTCCGCGCGCGCTTCGGCGAGACAGCGGCTGCATTCGTGAACGACGCTCCCCTCGATGCGCCCGTGCCAGTAGTACCGCCCCGGTCCCGCCGCCGACAACCGGCCGGTGACGTGCACCGCGGTCTCGGGCTTCGGGTCGCTCTCTTCCCAGATCGGATCGCTGGCCGGCAATTCGGCGTCAACGACGGCGGCCTGGGTTTCGAGCGAACGGATGTCGAAGGACAACATCCATCAAAAATACTCGGATGCGGGGGTGCTTACAAGTCCGTGAGTGTCATGGAGTTGGGCGTCGGGGCGTCGGGGCGTCGGGGCGTCGGGGCGTCAGGGCGTATGGGCGTATGGGCGTATGGGCGACGACCAAACGTCGAGGCGGTCGTCATCCCGAGCGAAGCGAGGGATCTTTCGTGGATGCCAGAGGGCTGGCCACTCTACCGAGACGCCAGATCCCTCGTTCGCTGCACTCGCTCGGGATGACGGGTGGCTCGAAGCGTCGACGCCCATCGCCCATCGCCCAGCGCCCACCGCCTACCGCGCCGCCAACAACTCCGTCTCGGCGAAGAAAAACCGTGATTCGCGAGTCGCGTTGTCATCCGAATCCGAGGCGTGAATGGCATTCCGGCCCTTCGACTCCGCATACAGCTTCCGGACCGTCCCCTCGGCGGCTTCGGCCGGATCAGTCGCACCGATCGCCGTGCGCAGCGACGCAACCGCATCGCCCTTCTCCAGCACCATCGGCATGCATGGTCCCGACGTCATGAAGTCCACGAGCTCGCCATAGAACGGGCGGCCCTTGTGGACAGCGTAGAACTCGCCGGCCTGGTCCTTGGACATGTGCATCACCCGCGCGGCCAGGACCTTGAAGCCTTGGCCCTCGAGGTGCGCGATGATCGTTCCCGCCTTCCCCGCGCCAAACGCGTCGGGCTTGATGATCGTGAGTGTGTAGTTGCCGGCCATGAGAGTTTCCTGATCAGGGTCCTATGAGTTTGCGAACGATGTCGCCGCGCGTGAGAAAGCCCACCAACCGGCCTTCCCGCACCACCGGCAGTCGCTCGACGTCCTTGTTGCTCATCAACGCCGCCACTTCGGCGACGGGTTGCTCGGGCGCCACGCACAACACCTGCCGTGTCATGGCCTCCCGAACCGTCATATCGTTTGCGCGGGCGACGGCGGGCGACTGGTGCCGCGATCCGCCGAACGACACGCCCTCCGTCGCCAGCAGGTGGCGCATCAGCTCGCGCTCGCTGAGCATGCCGAGCAGCTGTTCGTGCTCGTCGACCACCGGCAGGGCGCCGAGCCCCGAGCGAATGAGCTCGCGCGCCGCGTGCCGCAGCGGGACGTCACCGCCGATCGTGCGCGGACGCTCGGTCATGAGGTCGCGGACGAGCAGCTGTTCGGCGATTTCGTAGTCAGCGAACACGGGTAAACTAACCAGCGCCTCGGCGCTGGGCGCGGCGAGGAGCGCGTCGATCACCTCGCGATTGGAGAGGAGGCGTCCGAACGCACGAACGACTTGCAGCTGGCGCGCGGCGGATCGCGGTGGGCCGACCACCATGGTGACGAGCGGCGCGCGCTGCTCGACGCCGTCGTCCAGCGCACGGACGATCCCGGTCGGACAGACGCCCACCGCGACCTGGAGCGCCAGCGCGGTATCCGTGCGGTAATGCAGCAGGAACGCCTGGTCGGCGATCGCGACCATGTCTTCCCCGCGCTCTTCACTCACGCGCCCTTGCAGCCGCTCGAGGTCGCCGATCGCACCCGAGGACTCGAGCCGCGCGAGCAGCGACGTGCGCGCCGCGTCGAGCGTATCGCAATCCAGCGGAATCAACACGCGCGAGGGCGCGAGAAAATCGACGAGCTTCACGGAGTGTTACGAGGGCGACGAAGAGAGGCGGTTCGACAGACGAAGTCCGCGTGCGAGCACAACGGTCGTGACGACGAGCAAGAGATTGCGCAGCACGAGCCCGACCACGGCGTCCGGTGCTTCGGTGCGTACGAGCGCCATGTAGCGCAGTGGAAAAATGTAGTAGGTCACCACACCCGTCAGCGCGAAGAGCGTCCACAGGAGCGCCCGGTTTCTGACGGCGATCAGCGGCACCAGCGGCATGACCCAGATCAGGTATTGCGGCGAGAGGACCTTGCTCGTGACGAGCCCCGCGAAAAGTACCAGCGCGCTCCAGGCGGCGAGGTCGACGGGTTCGTCGCGGCGTGTTCGACGATACATCATCGCATACACGACGACGACCGCCGCGAGCATCAGCACGGTCGACAGGGGTTTCACGACCGCCGCCGCGTGGCCGGACATGTTCCATGATGAGAAGTTGTACTCGATCGCGGCCGCCACGAGATGCAGCTTGCTCGCCGCCACCAACAGGCTTCCGTACGTGCTTTCTGCATGCACGCCGCGAGCGGCGTGGTAGTCCAGAAACCCGAGCATGTTGCGTGGAGCGACGAGCAAGAGCGGTGACGCCAGCACCACCATGGTTGCGGTGCCGACGATCGCGCAGCGCACGAGCAGGCCATAGGCGCGCGCGCGAACGTGCTGCATGGCGAATACCGGGACCAGGAGCAATGGATACAGCTTCGTCAGAATGCCGACAGCCAGCATGATCGACGCGCCGAACCACTCGCTCCGCCCGGCGAACCAGAGGGCGCACACGACGGTCGCCGCGGGAAAAATGTCGAAGTCCTGGCCGATGATCGGTCCCACGGTAAGCACGAACACGGTATAGGCGCCGAGGACCGCGACGCGATTCAGCCCACGGCGTCGCGCGATGGCGTTCAACGCGACGAGGATCAGGAGGTCGGCGATCACGACCTCGACGCGGAACGCCACGTAATACTGCGTGAGCGTGGTCGCGACGAGCCGCGGCAGTCCGAAGAAGATGAGCGCTGCCGGCGGATACTCCACCGCGAAGTCGCGGTATGGTACGGCACCGGCGAGTGCGCGGGAGGCGTACCGGTAGTAGATCGGCACGTCCGAGAAGTTCGACCTGTAGACCGACCAGAAGACGACGACGAGAATGACGACGTGCGCGAGGGCGGCGTAGACCAGAAGCAGCGGACGCGCTGCGTCGTCGACATCGCCCTCGCGCTCGCGCGCCATGAGTGTTCTCTGAACGGTCGCCTACTGCACGCGAGCCTTGATCAGCTCGACGAAATCCATCGGGCGTTTGGCGACGCCCATCCCCGCGGCCTCGAACGCCGCGATCTTTTCGGCCGCCGTTCCCGAGGAACCGCTGATGATCGCTCCCGCGTGACCCATGCGGCGTCCCGGCGGCGCCGTCTGTCCGGCGATGAACCCGACGACCGGCTTCTTCATGTGCTTCTTGATGAACTCGGCCGCTTCCTGTTCGTCGGTGCCGCCGATCTCGCCCATCATCGCCACGGCCTTGGTGTCCGGATCCTTCTCGAACGCCGCGAGACAGTCGATGAAATTGGTGCCGTTGATTGGATCGCCGCCGATGCCGACGCACGTGGACTGCCCGAGCCCCGCGCGCGTGAGCTGATAGACGACCTCGTACGTCAGCGTGCCCGACCGGCTGACGACGCCGATGTTGCCAGGCGTGCAGATGCGTCCGGGAATGATGCCGACTTTCGACTTGCCTGGCGTGATCAGCCCCGGACAGTTCGGTCCGATCAACCGCGCGCCGCGTTCCTTCACGAACGGATACACGCGCGTCATGTCGAGCACCGGCACGCCTTCCGTGATCGCGACGACGAGCTTGACGCCCGCGTCCACCGCCTCGAGAATCGCGTCGGCCGCGTACATCGGCGGCACGTAGATCACACTCGTATTCGCGTTCGTCGCCGCGACCGCATCCGCGACGGTATTGAAGATCGGCACCTTGTCTTCGAACTTCTGACCGCCTTTGCCGGGCGTCACGCCCGCGACGACCTTGGTGCCGTACTCCATCATCTGCTTCGTGTGGAACGAGCCGTCTCGGCCCGTGATCCCCTGCACGATCAGCGTCGTGTCGTTGTCGATGAAGATGCTCACGCCGCCTTTCCTCCTTTCGCCAGCGCGACGGCCTTCTTCACCGCTTCGTCCATGTCCGACGATGCCGAGAAGCCGTTCTCCTGAAGAATCTTCATCGCGATCTCTTCGTTGGTTCCGGTGAGCCGAATGACGATCGGCACCTTGAGCGGATTCTGCTTCGTGGCGGTCACGATGCCGTTCGCGACGTCATCGGTCCGGGTAATCCCGCCAAAAATATTGAACAGGATGGCTTTCACGTTCGGATCGGCGGTAATGATCTTGAGCGCGTTCACGACCTTTTCCGGATTCGACGAGCCGCCGATGTCCAGGAAGTTCGCGGGCTCGCCGCCGTAGTACTTCACCAGGTCCATCGTGGCCATCGCGAGACCGGCGCCGTTGACGACGCACCCGACGTCGCCGTCCAATTTGATGAAAGTCAAATTAGCGTTTCTGGCCTGAACCTCACTCGGCGCTTCGGCGCTTTCGTCGCGGAGCGCGGCGATGTCGGCGTGGCGATCGAGCTCGTTGTCGTCGATCACCATCTTGGCGTCGAGCGCCACGACGTCGCCCGCCGGAGTCACGACGAGCGGATTGATCTCGGCCAGCGAGCAGCCGTTCTTCATGAACGCGCTATACAGCTGCCCCATGATCTTCGCGGCCTGCTTCACCTTCTTCGGATCGTCGAACAGAAAGTAGCCCAGGCGGCTGGCCTGGTACGGCTGCAGCCCGTAGCGCGTATCGACCGGCAGCTTGAGGATTTTCTCGGGCGTCGTCGCCGCGACTTCCTCGATGTCGATGCCGCCCGCCGGGCTCACCATGAACACCGGCTTCTTCGACGCGCGGTCGAGGATGATGCCGACGTACGCCTCGCTGGCGATGTCGGCGGCGGGTGTCACGAGCACTTTTTGCACGGGGAGATCCTTGATCTTCAACTGCAGGATCTTCGTGGCGAGCTCCTTCGCCTCGGCGGGAGTCTTCGCGAGCTTGACGCCGCCCGCCTTGCCGCGGCCGCCGGCGTGCACCTGCGCTTTCACCACGACGGTGCCGCCATACTGCGTCGCGATCTTCTCCGCCTCTTCGGGCGTCGTCGCGACGTCGCCCGGCGGAATCGGTACGCCTTCCTTGCGGAGCAGTTCCTTTGCCTGATACTCGTGAATGTTCACGGATTCTCCAGTGAATCTGTTTCGAGATTTGTAATTGTAGTTCCCGCATCGCCGCGCACGGCCGCCTGCCCCAGCGCGAGCGACGTGATGATCGCGCGCCCTCCCGTGCGGCGCACGAAGTCGATCGCCGCGCGGATCTTGGGTGCCATGCTGCCTTCGCCGAACGCGTTCGCTTCGTCCATCCGCGCCGCTTCCGCGGCGGTCAACCGGCGGAGCGGCCGCTGCTCCGGCGTGCCCCAGTCGGCGTACACCGCATCCACGTCCGTCAGGATGATCAGCAGCTTCGCGCCGAGATCGCGCGCCAGCACCGCCGCCGCGAGATCCTTGTCGACCACCGCATCCACCCCTTCCCATCCCAATGTCGGGTGCTCGTAGACCGGCGCACCACCGCCACCCGCGGCGACCACGAGCATCCCCGCCTCGACCAGCGTCTTGATCACCGGCAATTCGCGAATCGCTCGCGGCACGGGACTGCCCACCACACGCCGCAGATTGCCGTGGCCATCCGGTTTGATCACATGTCCTTCGGCCTTGGCCTGACGCGCGCGATCGCGCGACAACTTGCGGCCGATGAACTTCGTCGGATTCCGCAGCGCCGGATCGGTGGGATCGACTTCAACCTGCGTGATCACCGTTGCCACGCTGCGCGGAGAGCCGGCTCGTTGAAGCGCGTTCTCCAGCGACTGCTGAATCATATAACCGATCCACCCCGCTGTCGCGGCCACGAGCACGCCCAAGGGCAGCGGACTCGCCTGTTCGCGCGCGACCTCGTTGCGTACGAGCTCGTCCCCGACCTGCGGGCCGTTCCCGTGCACGACGCAGACGCTCCAACCGGCGAGCGCCAGATCCACGATCGGGCCCACACTCTCGCGCGTGTGCCGGAATTGATCGTAGATCGTCGACTGCTCGCCCGACGGCGCAAGCGCATTGCCGCCCAGCGCGACGACCGCCGTCTGCACATGCCGATGCGGGTCGGTCACGGTGTACGCCCTCCCGACTTCTTCTCGTTCAGCACGCGCCCGAGTGCATCGAACGCGCGGCCGAACGCGACCCAGTCGCCGCGGCGCATGGCATCGCGCATGGCAGCGTAAAGCGCCGCGGCGGAGCGACTCGCCGGCATCGCGCCGGACCCCGCAGGCGTTGGCGTCGTACCCGGATGGGCGACCGACGCAATCGGTGGCGCGATCGCCCGAATGCTGTCACCTGCCAGAAGCGCGACGCGATTCACCGTCGGCACCGTTTGGGGCCGCCAACGATAGCTGGGCTGCACGAATGCGATGGCGCCGTTCACGGGAATCGCGCGCGCGCGTCCATGCGCGAGCGGTCCCTCGCGCGCGGCGCTGCCCGCGCTGTCGACCGACCGCAGCCGGTCGAGAATGGCGCCCCACCGCGGCCCAGGCACCGCGAGCGGATACCAGCTGGTCGTACGCGACGCACCGCCGGTTCCGACCAACACACCGCGCAATCGTTCCGTATCGTCGACCAACGGCAGCGTCATCATCGTGGCGGGCTCGGTCCCCGCTTGCGCGGGCGCGGCGAGCGGCACGCGTTCGCCGACCAGCGCGTCGTCGGCTCCTTCGAGCGTCGGCACGTGCCGCGGCGCGGTGCTCTCGCCGCGACTGCCGTACCGTCCAAACGCATACGCCTGCGCGTAGAGCGCATCGATCGCCGGCGGAAGCGATGTCCGTACGCGCGGCGGCAACGTGTTCCAGGTATTGAACAGCGATGGCAGTGCTCGCACCCACGTCGTCGCCACCGGGTCGAGCGCCGAGTCGGGCACGACCACGATCTCACCGGTGGAAGCCTGCACGACAGCAGTCGCGGCATGCTTGAGATAACTCTGATCCTCGCCGGCGAGGAAGGCGTGCCGGCTGAGCGGATACATGTCCGACGCCGAGTAGAGGTCGACGGCCCAGTACAGCGAGTCGCCGAGCAGGATGGGCTCGACGTGGCCGCCCTGGGCAAAGAAGGGCATGTATCGATCGAGACGATCGCGAATGTCGCGGTGCACGATCGCGGTGGGATGTGGTTGTTGCAGATCGTTCGACAGGAGCGAGAAATTTTGCGACGACCACGCGACGGCCAGGCGCGCGAGTCCGCCCTCGAGCGACGTCCCTGCGGCGCGCCGCAGCGAATCGGCCACGACGAGCATCTCCGAGGCGCCGGGATACACGAGCGGCGCGTCGACCGGGTTGTCATCGATGGCGCTCGGGTCGGAAGCGTCGGCGCGCAGCGGCGCACCACGTTCATCGACGTCGGACGCCACGACCACCGCCGCCGTCCACGGAGCGCGCGATGACGCGCCGGCGACCGGTGCGTTCACGACTTGCGCGAGCAAGCCGTCGCTCGTGGCGCGCCAGCCGATCGGCGTCGCGCGATCCTCCGACGTTCCGGCACGCGACGCGTCGACTGCCCGCGCGAGAGCCGGCGCATCCCACAGTGATACCGCTGGAAGCGCGGCGGCGGCGGACGAAAACTGCACGCTCGTCGTCGCGAGCGGCATGACGTCCACACCGAACGCGCGTCGGGTATAGGCGGCGCGCGTCGCGATATAAGATTGCTCACGCAGCGCGCGATGCGCGTCGGTGCCGATGTGCGCGGCGACCGCCGGCGCGATCTCGCGGCCAAGCAGCGAGAGCACGATCGTGGAGAGCACCGCGATGCCGGCGAGCCGCATGCGGCCCGCGAGACCGGTCCAGAGCACGATCAACGCCGCGCCCAGCGTCGCCACCGACAACACCAGATCGCTCGGCACACCGACGTGGTGATCGACCCAGCCAAACACGCCGTCAGGTCCGCTGCCGTCCACGAGCAGCGAATACATGTCGAGACGAAAGCTCCACGCGAGCATCAACAACAGGAGTCCGACGAGCACCGTGAAGTGGCGCCGCACATACGTCGACGCATAGAAGCCGCCGCGCTGCCACTTGAGACTCGGCGTCAACGCATAGAGCAGAATCACCGCCACCGAGACGACGATCACGACCAGGAACGCCCACATCCACAGCAGATTCTCGAACGGAAGCCAGTACGTGAAAAACCCGAGGTCGTTGCCGAAGTACGGTTCGCTCTCGTCGAACGGCTTGCCGGAGCTGGCGAGGACGAACGACGTCCAATTATCGGACGACATGGCGAGCGAAACACCGAGTACGACCGCGAGCCCGATCGCCGCCCAGAGCAGATACCGGCCCGGCACTTCCTCGCCGATCTCGAGATTTCCAAGACGCCGCGGGAACACGAGTGAGACAACGGACCGGCGCACCGCGTACAGATTCGCGAACGCGAATAGCGTGGCGATGGCCATCGACCCGCCGCGCACCACGAGGACGGCCTGCGTACGCATGCGCCACAGCGCCAGCGCGCCGAGCGATTCGTACCAGAGATAATCGGCGTACGCGCCGGCCACGGCGCGGCCGGCGATCAACAGGATCGCGGCGGCCGCCAGCGCGAAGACGAGCCACCGCCGCCTCGTCATCTCACGCGGTTCCGACGCTGACGCCTTGCGAGCGCAGCCATCCCTCCATCTCGCCGCGGATCGCGGCCAGGCGCTCCGGTGTCTGCGCCTCATAGCGCGCCACGATGACCGGCTGCGTGTTCGACGCGCGGATCAGCCCCCAGCCGTCGCCGAACAACACGCGCACGCCGTCGACGTCGATGACATCGTACTTCGAGCGGAAGTGCTTCACCGCGCTGTCGACGAGACCGAACTTGAGCTCCTCGGGCACTTCGATGCGCAGCTCCGGCGTTGACACGAAATCGGGCACGTCGGCGAGCAGCTGCGCGACCGTGCGGCCGGAATCACTCAGGATGCGCAGCAGCCGGGCCGCGCCATACATCGCGTCGTCGTGGCCGTAGAATCCTTCGCTGAAGAACATGTGGCCGGACATCTCTCCGGCGACCGGCGCGTGCATCTCCTTCATCTTGTCCTTGATGAGCGAGTGGCCGGTCTTCCACATCACGGGATTCCCGCCGGCATTCTGCACCGCGGTCGGCAGCGCCTGCGAACATTTCACGTCGAAGATGATCGACTGTCCGCGGCCCGTCCGCTCGAGCACATCGCGCGCGTACAGAATCAGCACGCGATCGCCCCAGATGATGTTGCCATCGCCATCCACCACGCCGATGCGATCCGCATCGCCGTCGAACGCGATTCCGATCTCCGCCTTGTCCTGCTTCACCGCCGCGATGATGTCCTCGAGATTCTCAGGGACCGTCGGATCGGGATGATGATTCGGAAACGTCCCGTCGCTCTCGCAGAACAACCCGCGCCCTTCGACGCCGAGTTTCTTGAAGAGCTGCGGCGCGACGAGCGCGCCCGCACCATTCCCGCAGTCGTACACGATCTTGATCTTTCGCTTGAGCGGTCCGGTGCGCGCCGCCACGTCATCGACGTACCGATCGATGACTTCCTCGTGCGAGACCGTGCCCTTGTTCTTCGCGGCCGCGGCGGGCGTCTGCGTCAAGGCGTAGAGATGTTGAATCTCTTCGCCGTGCATCGACGCCTTGGAGAGCGAGAGCTTGAACCCGTTGTATTCCGGCGGATTGTGCGAACCCGTGATTTGAATGCCGCCGATCACCGGCAGATGATGCAGCGCCCAGTAGTTGAGCGGCGTCGGGATCACGCCGATGTCGATCACGTCCACGCCCGCGCCCGTGAGCCCATCCACCAGCGCGTCGCGCAGCATCGGTCCGCTCGGCCGATTGTCGCAGCTCACGGCGATCGCGCCCGTGATGCCCCGCTCCGCCATGTTTGCCGCGTACGCCACGCCGACGGCGCGCGCCGCCTCGACCGTCAGGTCCTTGCCGACGATGCCGCGAATGTCGTATTGGCGAAAGATGCCTGATGCAATGGCCATCGTGGATCTCTAATTCAAGAAAGTGAACGGGGCCCCCACCCGGCGGCCCCGTAATCTAGCGGTTCGGCTCGGCCGCGCGGTCGGCGACGTGTCGTGGCATCGGCGGCGGCAAGTCGATGGCCGCGGTGCTCGGCGGCAGACTCGTGGTCGTGGGCGTCACCTCGTAGCGCGGCCGCCCATTTCGCGCGATCCGCACGAGATATTCCGGCGCGAATCCCAGAATCAACAGCAACGCAACGCTCACGCCGAGCACCATGCGCGTGAGACCGCCGGAGCGCTCGGGCGCGGGAATGCCGTCGATGCGGGGCCTCATGAACATCAGCACCAGCACGTACAGGTAGTAGCCCGCCGAGATGACGGTGGTGAGCACGAGCGTGACCGCGAGCGTCGTTTGCGGTATCGGCGCCTGCAACGCCGCTTGCAGCACGTACCACTTCGCGTAGAAGCCGGCGCCGCCGAAGATCGGGAAGCCCATCAGCGCCAGCATGAGAACGCCCATCGTGACCGCCAGCCACGGACTCACGCTCCACAGGCCCGCGAGCTCGTCGAGCATGACGGTGCCGCGACCCTCGCGCTGGAGCGCGATCACGACCGCGAACGCCCCGAACGTGGCCAGCGTGTAAATGAACAGATAGAACAGCATCGCCGACGATCCCTGCGCGGTGCCGGCGGCGACGGCAACGAGCAGGTAGCCCGCGTGACCGATGCTCGAGTACGCGAGCATGCGTTTCAGATTCTTCTGAACGAGGCCGATAGCGTTCCCCATCACCATCGTCGCGATCGCCAGGATCACCATCGCGCCGTGCCACGATTGGAACGTGAAGTTGAACGCCTCGAGCCACACGCGAATGAACGCGGCGAATGCCGCCGCCTTCACCGTCGCGGCCATGTACGCCGTGATCGCCGACGGCGCGCCGTCGTACACGTCCGGCGCCCACATGTGAAACGGCACCGTCGCGACCTTGAAACCAAACCCGATCAACAGCAGCGCGATGCCCGTGATCAGCAGTGGACTCGACGTGAGGCCATAGATCGAAATGCGTCCGGCGATGATCGTGAGGTTCGTGCTGCCGGTCGCGCCGTACACGAGCGCGATGCCGTACAGCAAAAACGCGGTCGAGAACGCGCCGAGCAAAAAGTACTTGAGCGCCCCCTCGGCCGACCGCTCGCTCCGGCGGTTGAGCCCCGCGAGCGCGTACACCGAGATCGACATCAGCTCGATGCCAAGGAACACGATCATGAGATCGCGTGCGGCGGCCAGCAGCATCATACCCGACGACGCGAGCAGGATCAACACATGCGACTCGGCGAACGCGATGCCGGTGCGCATGTTGTCGTCCATGCTCAGCGCGATCGTGAAGATCGTACCGAGGAGGACGACGACGTCGATGAGCCAGCGAAAGTTGTCGAGCGCGATTGGCCCCGGACCGGCTGAATAGCGGCCCGCCCAATTGAGCGCGAGGAGAATCGTGATGCCGCAGAGCACGATGCTCGCGATGCCGATGTTGCGCTGGTGCTGCTGGCTGTCCGGCCGCAGCGACGCCCACAGCAACAGGACCATCGCCCCGCCCATCAACACGAGATCCGGCACGAGTGCCAGCGAGAGCTGCAGCGGCACGGTGATGTCGAGTGTCGTGATCATGGCTGTGCCCCTCCGGTCGGCGGGACATTCACCACCGCGGGCGACTCCGGCGCCGGTCCGATCGCTTCGATCGCGGCACGCCGCTGCTCGACGACGGTGACGAAGCGCGCCGATGCACCTTCCATTCGGCGCAGCACCGGCGCGGGATATACCCCGAGCCACACGATGCACGCGATCAGCGGAAGCATGACGGCGAGCTCACGCCGGTTCAGATCCGGAATGTGCTCGTTTTCGGTCTTGTCCAGGGAATTGAAGAGAATGCGCTGGATGGCCCAGAGCAGGTAGGCCGCCGAGATGATCACCGCGGTCGCGGCGACGACGGCGTAGATCGGCTCCGTGCGGAACGAGCCGATGAGCACCAGGAATTCACCGACGAACCCGTTCGTGCCCGGCACGCCAATACTGCTGAACGTCACGATGGTGAGCAGCGCCGCGAACATCGGCACCACGCGCGCAATGCCGCCGTACGCTTCGATCAAGCGCGTATGACGGCGCTCGTAGATCATGCCAATGAGAAAGAACAGCGCGCCAGTCGAGATCCCGTGGTTGATCATCACCATCAGCGCACCCTGCACGCTCTGCACGGTCAACGCGAAGATGCCGAGCATCACGAAGCCAAGGTGGCTCACCGAGGAGTAGGCGACGAGCTTCTTGAAGTCCGGCTGCACGAGAGACACGAGCGCGCCGTACACGATGCCGATCACGGCCAGCACGAGAATCGTCGCGCGAATGCCCGGGCTCAACGCCGCCGTCGGGAACAGCGGCAGCGCCAGGCGGATGAAGCCGAACGTGCCGAGCTTCAGCATGATGCTCGCCAGCACCACCGACCCGGCCGTCGGCGCTTCGACGTGCGCGTCCGGCAGCCAGGTGTGGAACGGGAACATCGGCACTTTCACGGCGAACGCCAGGAAGAACGCGCCGAAGAGCCATTTCGCGGTCGTCGAGCCGATCGCGACGTTCTGAATGATGTAGTCGTAATTGAAGTTCGGCAGGTTCGTCACGGGACTGCGCGCGGCGAGGCCGAGATAGATGATGGCGGCGAGCATGAGCATCGAGCCGACCATCGTGTAGATGAAGAACTTGACGCTGGCGTAGATGCGCCGCTCGCCGCCCCAGATGCCCACGATGAAGTACATCGGCACGAGCATCACTTCCCACATCACATAGAACAGGAACAGATCGAGCGCGAGGAACACGCCGAGCATGCCGGTGGTGAGCACGAGCAGCAGCGCGTAGTAGGCGCGCGTGCGCGTCCGGATGCTGGTCCAGCTGCCGCCGACGGCGAGCAGCATGATGAACGTCGTGAGCAGCACCATCATCAACGAGATGCCGTCGATGCCGAGCGTGAAGCGCACGCCCCACGACGGAATCCAGGGGAAGTCGACGACCGACTGCCAGCTGTCCACGGCCGGCACGAAGCTCCACCAGAGCCCGAGCGAGACGATGAACTCGACGGCGAACGTCAACAGCGCGATGACGCGCGGGGCACCCGCGGCGCCGCTCGCGACTTCGTCCTCACCCGGCGCCGCCTTGGCGCCGAACGCCCAGATGAGCGCGGCCCCGGCGAGCGGGATCACGAGGAGGGCGGGCAGCACCCACTGCTGGTAGCCGATGGAACTCAGGAAAGCGTTCATGAAATCTGGAAGCCGGAATTCCGAGCGGAGGTGCGAAGCGCCGAAGTGAGGAACGATGTCACAAAAATAATTAGCGAATGCTAAATGCCGCGAGAATCACCACCACGCCGACCGCCAGCACCCACGCGTACGTGCCCAATTGCCCCGACTGGAAGAGCGAGCCAATCCGCCCGACCGCCTGCGCCACGAGCGCACTGCCCCGCACCGCCACCGTATCGATCAA
The DNA window shown above is from Gemmatimonadaceae bacterium and carries:
- a CDS encoding DUF177 domain-containing protein, with the translated sequence MLSFDIRSLETQAAVVDAELPASDPIWEESDPKPETAVHVTGRLSAAGPGRYYWHGRIEGSVVHECSRCLAEARADVSDEAHLIFAETGAEETDDPDVYELDPNAEEIDLRPALREEWLLAAPSFALCNEACKGLCPRCGKDLNEGPCDCEDKSVDPRWDALKQLKQLKQLKTENS
- the ndk gene encoding nucleoside-diphosphate kinase; this encodes MAGNYTLTIIKPDAFGAGKAGTIIAHLEGQGFKVLAARVMHMSKDQAGEFYAVHKGRPFYGELVDFMTSGPCMPMVLEKGDAVASLRTAIGATDPAEAAEGTVRKLYAESKGRNAIHASDSDDNATRESRFFFAETELLAAR
- a CDS encoding CBS domain-containing protein, whose translation is MKLVDFLAPSRVLIPLDCDTLDAARTSLLARLESSGAIGDLERLQGRVSEERGEDMVAIADQAFLLHYRTDTALALQVAVGVCPTGIVRALDDGVEQRAPLVTMVVGPPRSAARQLQVVRAFGRLLSNREVIDALLAAPSAEALVSLPVFADYEIAEQLLVRDLMTERPRTIGGDVPLRHAARELIRSGLGALPVVDEHEQLLGMLSERELMRHLLATEGVSFGGSRHQSPAVARANDMTVREAMTRQVLCVAPEQPVAEVAALMSNKDVERLPVVREGRLVGFLTRGDIVRKLIGP
- a CDS encoding glycosyltransferase family 87 protein; the encoded protein is MAREREGDVDDAARPLLLVYAALAHVVILVVVFWSVYRSNFSDVPIYYRYASRALAGAVPYRDFAVEYPPAALIFFGLPRLVATTLTQYYVAFRVEVVIADLLILVALNAIARRRGLNRVAVLGAYTVFVLTVGPIIGQDFDIFPAATVVCALWFAGRSEWFGASIMLAVGILTKLYPLLLVPVFAMQHVRARAYGLLVRCAIVGTATMVVLASPLLLVAPRNMLGFLDYHAARGVHAESTYGSLLVAASKLHLVAAAIEYNFSSWNMSGHAAAVVKPLSTVLMLAAVVVVYAMMYRRTRRDEPVDLAAWSALVLFAGLVTSKVLSPQYLIWVMPLVPLIAVRNRALLWTLFALTGVVTYYIFPLRYMALVRTEAPDAVVGLVLRNLLLVVTTVVLARGLRLSNRLSSSPS
- the sucD gene encoding succinate--CoA ligase subunit alpha, which gives rise to MSIFIDNDTTLIVQGITGRDGSFHTKQMMEYGTKVVAGVTPGKGGQKFEDKVPIFNTVADAVAATNANTSVIYVPPMYAADAILEAVDAGVKLVVAITEGVPVLDMTRVYPFVKERGARLIGPNCPGLITPGKSKVGIIPGRICTPGNIGVVSRSGTLTYEVVYQLTRAGLGQSTCVGIGGDPINGTNFIDCLAAFEKDPDTKAVAMMGEIGGTDEQEAAEFIKKHMKKPVVGFIAGQTAPPGRRMGHAGAIISGSSGTAAEKIAAFEAAGMGVAKRPMDFVELIKARVQ
- the sucC gene encoding ADP-forming succinate--CoA ligase subunit beta — protein: MNIHEYQAKELLRKEGVPIPPGDVATTPEEAEKIATQYGGTVVVKAQVHAGGRGKAGGVKLAKTPAEAKELATKILQLKIKDLPVQKVLVTPAADIASEAYVGIILDRASKKPVFMVSPAGGIDIEEVAATTPEKILKLPVDTRYGLQPYQASRLGYFLFDDPKKVKQAAKIMGQLYSAFMKNGCSLAEINPLVVTPAGDVVALDAKMVIDDNELDRHADIAALRDESAEAPSEVQARNANLTFIKLDGDVGCVVNGAGLAMATMDLVKYYGGEPANFLDIGGSSNPEKVVNALKIITADPNVKAILFNIFGGITRTDDVANGIVTATKQNPLKVPIVIRLTGTNEEIAMKILQENGFSASSDMDEAVKKAVALAKGGKAA
- a CDS encoding carbamate kinase, yielding MTDPHRHVQTAVVALGGNALAPSGEQSTIYDQFRHTRESVGPIVDLALAGWSVCVVHGNGPQVGDELVRNEVAREQASPLPLGVLVAATAGWIGYMIQQSLENALQRAGSPRSVATVITQVEVDPTDPALRNPTKFIGRKLSRDRARQAKAEGHVIKPDGHGNLRRVVGSPVPRAIRELPVIKTLVEAGMLVVAAGGGGAPVYEHPTLGWEGVDAVVDKDLAAAVLARDLGAKLLIILTDVDAVYADWGTPEQRPLRRLTAAEAARMDEANAFGEGSMAPKIRAAIDFVRRTGGRAIITSLALGQAAVRGDAGTTITNLETDSLENP